The following proteins are co-located in the Bacillus pumilus genome:
- a CDS encoding IreB family regulatory phosphoprotein produces the protein MSSFDKTMKFNFSDDSAETNVNEVLITVYDALQEKGYNPINQIVGYLLSGDPAYIPRHQDARNLIRKLERDELIEELVKSYLETHKEA, from the coding sequence GTGAGTTCATTTGATAAGACAATGAAGTTTAACTTCTCTGATGATTCAGCTGAAACCAATGTGAATGAAGTGCTCATTACAGTCTATGATGCACTCCAAGAAAAAGGATATAACCCGATCAATCAAATTGTCGGATACTTGCTGTCAGGCGACCCTGCATATATTCCAAGACATCAGGATGCACGCAACCTAATTCGTAAACTAGAACGAGACGAATTAATTGAGGAATTGGTTAAATCGTACTTAGAGACACATAAAGAGGCGTAA
- the alaS gene encoding alanine--tRNA ligase, with the protein MKTLTSAQVRQMFLDFFKEKGHAVEPSASLVPHDDPTLLWINSGVATLKKYFDGRVVPDNPRICNAQKSIRTNDIENVGKTARHHTFFEMLGNFSIGDYFKEEAIDWAWEFLTSDEWIGFDPNLLSVTVHPEDEEAYILWRDKIGVPEERIIRLEGNFWDIGEGPSGPNTEIFYDRGEAYGHDLNDPELYPGGENERYLEVWNLVFSEFNHNPDGTYTPLPKKNIDTGMGLERMVSVIQNVPTNFDTDLFMPIIRAVETISGESYGETKEKDTAFKVIADHIRTVAFAVSDGALPSNEGRGYVLRRLLRRAVRYAKTIHIHRPFMYDLVPVVAEIMKDFYPDVQAKEEFIAKVIKNEEERFHETLNEGLAILSEVIKKERDNGSSQISGEDVFKLYDTYGFPVELTEEYAEDENMTVDREGFQTEMEKQRERARNARQDVGSMQVQGGALGDIKVESTFVGYENLTAASRIVELLQNGEIVAEAHEGETVQILLDETPFYAESGGQVADKGTLKSAEAIIEIKDVKKAPNGQHVHEGVVVSGTAQKGLEVTAEVESALRKGIVKNHTATHLLHQALKDVLGSHVNQAGSLVNENRLRFDFSHFGQVTKEELSQIEKIVNEKIWEGISVAIDLKPIAEAKEMGAMALFGEKYGDIVRVVQVGDYSIELCGGCHVQNTAEIGLFKIASESGIGAGTRRIEAVTGKGAYEELNDQLAILEQAASELKSNTKDVPKRIASLQADLKEVQRENESLLAKLSQAEAGSILEKVKDIGGVKVLTEKVNAKDMNHLRTMVDDLKAKLGSAVIVLGAVQNGKVNISAGVTKDVIEKGLHAGKLVKQVAEICGGGGGGRPDMAQAGGKQPEKLEEALAIVEESVKSVL; encoded by the coding sequence ATGAAAACTTTAACTTCTGCTCAAGTACGTCAAATGTTTTTAGACTTTTTTAAAGAAAAAGGACATGCTGTAGAACCGAGTGCGTCCCTCGTACCGCACGATGATCCAACACTTTTATGGATTAACAGCGGGGTTGCGACATTAAAAAAATACTTTGATGGCCGCGTGGTTCCTGACAATCCGCGTATTTGTAACGCGCAAAAATCTATTCGTACGAATGATATCGAGAATGTTGGGAAAACAGCCCGACATCATACGTTCTTTGAAATGCTTGGCAACTTTTCTATTGGTGACTATTTTAAAGAAGAGGCCATTGATTGGGCTTGGGAATTCTTAACGAGTGACGAGTGGATTGGCTTTGATCCGAATCTGTTATCTGTCACTGTACATCCAGAGGACGAAGAAGCGTATATTCTTTGGAGAGATAAAATTGGTGTACCTGAAGAACGTATTATTCGCCTTGAAGGCAACTTCTGGGATATTGGCGAGGGGCCGAGTGGGCCGAATACAGAAATTTTCTATGACCGCGGCGAAGCATATGGTCACGACTTGAACGATCCAGAATTATATCCAGGCGGGGAAAATGAGCGTTATCTAGAAGTATGGAATCTTGTGTTCTCTGAATTCAACCATAATCCAGATGGTACATACACACCACTGCCGAAGAAAAACATTGATACAGGGATGGGTCTTGAACGAATGGTATCTGTCATTCAAAACGTACCGACGAACTTTGATACAGATCTATTCATGCCGATTATTCGTGCTGTAGAAACCATCTCTGGAGAAAGCTATGGGGAGACGAAGGAAAAGGATACAGCATTTAAAGTTATTGCTGACCACATCCGGACTGTTGCCTTTGCCGTAAGTGACGGAGCGCTTCCTTCCAATGAAGGCCGCGGATATGTGTTAAGACGTTTGCTGCGCCGTGCCGTGCGTTATGCAAAAACGATCCATATTCACCGTCCATTTATGTATGATCTAGTGCCAGTTGTTGCTGAGATTATGAAGGATTTCTATCCAGATGTACAAGCAAAAGAAGAATTTATTGCGAAAGTAATCAAAAACGAGGAAGAACGTTTCCATGAAACACTGAATGAAGGGCTAGCCATTTTGTCAGAAGTGATCAAAAAAGAAAGAGACAATGGCAGCTCACAGATTTCAGGCGAAGATGTATTTAAGCTGTATGACACGTACGGATTCCCTGTCGAGCTGACAGAAGAATATGCAGAAGACGAGAACATGACAGTCGATCGAGAAGGCTTCCAGACGGAGATGGAGAAGCAGCGTGAACGTGCAAGAAATGCGAGACAGGATGTCGGCAGTATGCAGGTTCAAGGCGGGGCTCTAGGTGATATTAAAGTAGAGAGTACCTTCGTTGGATACGAAAATTTAACTGCGGCATCCCGCATTGTCGAATTGCTTCAAAATGGTGAAATTGTCGCGGAAGCACATGAAGGAGAAACGGTGCAAATCTTATTAGATGAAACACCTTTCTATGCTGAAAGTGGTGGACAAGTAGCCGATAAAGGGACATTAAAAAGCGCAGAAGCCATCATTGAAATCAAAGATGTGAAAAAGGCGCCAAATGGTCAGCATGTCCATGAAGGAGTGGTCGTAAGCGGTACGGCTCAAAAAGGACTTGAAGTGACTGCTGAAGTGGAATCAGCTCTGCGAAAAGGCATTGTGAAAAACCATACAGCGACGCATCTCTTGCATCAGGCGCTAAAAGATGTATTAGGCAGCCACGTCAACCAAGCAGGCTCGCTGGTGAACGAAAACAGACTTCGCTTTGATTTCTCTCATTTTGGACAAGTGACAAAAGAAGAATTGTCACAGATTGAAAAAATCGTCAACGAAAAGATTTGGGAAGGCATTTCTGTTGCGATTGACCTAAAACCGATCGCTGAAGCAAAAGAAATGGGCGCAATGGCGCTGTTTGGTGAGAAATATGGCGATATTGTCCGCGTTGTCCAGGTAGGCGATTACAGCATCGAGCTATGCGGCGGCTGTCACGTTCAAAATACTGCGGAAATCGGTTTGTTTAAAATTGCGTCTGAATCGGGTATTGGTGCTGGAACACGCCGTATTGAGGCTGTGACTGGTAAAGGTGCCTACGAAGAATTAAATGACCAGCTGGCCATTTTAGAGCAGGCAGCTAGTGAGCTTAAGTCAAATACGAAAGATGTACCAAAACGCATCGCTTCATTGCAGGCAGATTTAAAAGAGGTTCAAAGAGAAAACGAATCTCTTCTTGCGAAACTAAGTCAGGCCGAAGCAGGCTCTATTTTAGAAAAAGTCAAAGACATTGGCGGAGTGAAAGTGTTAACAGAAAAAGTAAACGCCAAAGACATGAACCATTTAAGAACAATGGTAGATGATTTAAAAGCCAAATTAGGGTCAGCTGTCATTGTGCTCGGAGCCGTTCAAAATGGAAAAGTAAACATTTCAGCAGGAGTGACAAAAGACGTTATCGAAAAAGGTCTTCATGCAGGGAAGCTTGTCAAGCAGGTAGCTGAAATCTGCGGCGGAGGCGGAGGCGGACGTCCAGACATGGCGCAAGCAGGCGGGAAACAACCAGAAAAACTTGAAGAAGCACTGGCAATTGTCGAAGAATCTGTCAAATCCGTTTTATAA
- a CDS encoding AI-2E family transporter, which produces MKKRPIQFLIYAAGVLLVLASLLILVQLDELWMPIFLLLKAVLIPLLIAIFISYLLYPIIERLHGQGWPRTVSLLLIYVLFFGGIGFAVYKGAPVMITQLNELSEQIPVLAETYNGALSHIHRHTSHWPDGLHDRLDRLIVQSETYAANGAERMILSCKVLLDYALVAALIPFLVFYMVKDMNTMKRAAWYLTPSRFRKRGHAFVKAVDDSLGNYIRGQLLVCSLIGGAAAIVLWLFHIPYPLVLGMLIGATNVIPYFGPIIGAIPAVFIAFTISVKSVMIVLITVAVLQFLESNILSPIIVGRSLHMHPVVIMLVLLAGGELFGLIGMILAVPTAAIIRVMIVQYILMRRSVH; this is translated from the coding sequence GTGAAGAAACGTCCGATCCAATTTCTAATATATGCTGCAGGTGTACTGCTTGTCCTTGCATCCTTACTCATTTTGGTTCAGCTCGACGAATTGTGGATGCCCATTTTTTTATTACTAAAAGCGGTTCTTATTCCGCTGCTCATCGCCATTTTTATTTCTTATCTGCTTTATCCTATTATCGAAAGACTGCACGGGCAAGGCTGGCCTAGAACAGTCAGTCTCTTATTGATTTATGTGCTGTTTTTTGGCGGGATTGGTTTTGCGGTTTACAAAGGGGCGCCTGTCATGATTACGCAGTTAAATGAGCTGTCAGAACAAATCCCTGTGCTTGCCGAAACCTATAATGGCGCTTTATCTCATATTCATCGTCATACAAGCCATTGGCCTGACGGGCTTCACGATCGGCTGGATCGTTTGATTGTTCAATCGGAAACATATGCAGCAAATGGGGCAGAGCGGATGATTCTTAGCTGTAAAGTATTATTGGATTACGCATTAGTCGCAGCGCTTATTCCTTTTCTTGTCTTTTATATGGTGAAAGATATGAATACAATGAAGCGGGCTGCATGGTATTTAACGCCATCGAGATTCCGAAAGAGAGGCCACGCTTTTGTGAAAGCGGTGGACGACTCGCTTGGTAATTATATTAGAGGACAATTGCTTGTCTGTTCTTTAATTGGGGGGGCAGCAGCCATTGTTCTCTGGCTGTTTCATATTCCGTATCCGCTTGTCCTTGGCATGCTGATTGGGGCAACGAATGTGATTCCGTACTTTGGTCCGATTATTGGGGCGATTCCTGCTGTCTTTATTGCTTTTACCATTTCGGTGAAGTCGGTGATGATTGTGCTGATCACAGTGGCTGTTTTGCAATTTTTGGAAAGTAATATACTCAGTCCGATCATCGTTGGGAGAAGTCTCCATATGCATCCTGTCGTTATTATGCTTGTTTTGCTCGCAGGAGGAGAGTTGTTTGGTTTAATTGGGATGATTTTAGCCGTACCAACTGCCGCTATTATCAGGGTCATGATTGTGCAATATATCCTGATGAGACGAAGCGTTCATTGA
- a CDS encoding amino acid ABC transporter ATP-binding protein, which yields MITFEEVNKHYGQFHVLKDMNLHIQKGEVVVIIGPSGSGKSTMLRCINRLESIDEGKVLVNQVSVQHPKTNINLVRQNIGMVFQHFHLYPHKTVLENIMLAPMKVKKVSKEEAKETAEFYLNKVGIPEKADTYPSRLSGGQQQRVAIARGLAMKPEVMLFDEPTSALDPEMIGEVLDVMKQLAQEGMTMVVVTHEMGFAREVADRIVFIDEGRILEESTPAAFYEKPREKRAQLFLSRILNH from the coding sequence ATGATCACATTCGAAGAAGTCAACAAGCATTATGGCCAGTTCCATGTACTTAAGGACATGAACCTACATATTCAAAAAGGTGAGGTTGTTGTGATCATCGGTCCTTCAGGGTCTGGTAAAAGCACTATGCTCAGGTGCATCAATCGTCTCGAAAGCATTGATGAGGGAAAAGTACTCGTCAACCAAGTGTCTGTCCAGCATCCGAAGACCAACATCAATCTTGTCAGGCAAAATATCGGGATGGTGTTTCAGCACTTTCATCTTTATCCGCATAAGACAGTGCTTGAAAACATTATGCTTGCGCCAATGAAGGTCAAAAAAGTGAGCAAGGAAGAAGCAAAGGAAACAGCTGAATTTTATTTAAATAAAGTCGGCATTCCTGAAAAAGCAGACACCTATCCTTCAAGACTCTCCGGGGGACAGCAGCAGCGTGTTGCCATTGCAAGGGGACTCGCTATGAAACCTGAGGTCATGCTTTTCGATGAACCAACATCCGCTCTTGATCCAGAGATGATCGGTGAGGTACTAGATGTGATGAAACAGCTGGCCCAAGAAGGAATGACCATGGTTGTCGTTACGCACGAGATGGGGTTTGCCCGGGAAGTGGCTGACCGCATTGTCTTTATTGATGAAGGCAGAATCCTTGAAGAATCAACACCCGCTGCATTTTATGAAAAACCGCGTGAGAAACGTGCTCAGTTATTTTTAAGCCGTATTTTAAATCACTAG
- a CDS encoding transporter substrate-binding domain-containing protein: MKKLKRFGLLLFMTCCMAALAACGSTEKGSTDAKQGSSLEAIKKDKKIIFGVKNDTRLFGLKNPSSGDIEGFDIDIAKAIAKEMLGDEGKAEFKEVTSKTRIPLLQKGDIHAIVATMTITEERKKEVNFSDVYFEAGQSLLVKKGSGIQSIDDLKKGTKVLAVKGSTSSQNIREKAPEASVLEFENYQEAFTALKSNQGQVLTTDNAILFGMADEDSNYEVVGGTFTDEPYGIAVKKGDQELTDAINKALKTLKDNGEYDKIHKKWIKE; this comes from the coding sequence ATGAAAAAATTGAAACGTTTTGGTCTATTACTTTTTATGACTTGCTGTATGGCCGCTCTGGCTGCTTGTGGTTCTACTGAAAAAGGCTCGACTGATGCGAAGCAAGGAAGTTCATTAGAAGCCATTAAGAAAGACAAAAAAATCATTTTTGGCGTAAAAAATGACACACGTCTTTTTGGTCTAAAAAATCCTAGCAGCGGAGACATCGAAGGATTTGATATTGATATTGCAAAAGCCATCGCAAAGGAAATGCTGGGCGATGAAGGAAAAGCAGAATTCAAAGAAGTAACATCTAAAACAAGAATCCCTTTGCTGCAAAAAGGTGATATCCATGCAATTGTTGCTACCATGACCATTACAGAAGAGCGCAAAAAAGAAGTCAATTTCTCAGATGTGTACTTTGAAGCAGGACAATCACTGCTTGTGAAAAAAGGAAGCGGCATTCAATCAATTGATGATTTGAAAAAAGGGACGAAGGTGCTTGCAGTGAAAGGCTCTACTTCGTCTCAAAACATCCGCGAGAAAGCACCTGAAGCATCTGTTTTAGAATTTGAAAACTATCAGGAAGCCTTTACAGCACTAAAATCAAACCAAGGGCAAGTGCTTACAACAGATAATGCCATCTTATTTGGTATGGCAGACGAGGATTCAAATTACGAAGTCGTCGGCGGCACCTTTACAGATGAGCCTTATGGCATTGCTGTGAAAAAAGGGGATCAAGAATTGACAGATGCCATTAACAAAGCGTTAAAGACTTTAAAAGACAATGGAGAGTATGACAAGATTCATAAAAAATGGATCAAAGAATAA
- a CDS encoding amino acid ABC transporter permease has translation MLRFSILTENFNLYLEGFKYTISASVIALIGSFLIGTLIAIMRIAPLKPLNWLGTAYVEFIRNIPLLLITFVFFFGLPVLGIVADGFTAGTIALSIYTSAFIAEAIRAGIQAVPLGQMEAARASGLSYGGTMRYIILPQAIKIVVPPLGNQFINLVKNSSILGVIAGFDLMYQGDLIASRTFVTFDVYIFVAMFYLLLTIPLSLGVGYLEKRLARSH, from the coding sequence TTGCTGCGGTTTTCAATTTTAACTGAAAACTTCAATCTTTATTTAGAAGGGTTTAAATATACCATTAGCGCAAGTGTCATTGCTTTGATTGGAAGCTTTTTGATCGGTACACTCATTGCCATTATGAGAATTGCTCCACTGAAGCCGCTCAACTGGTTAGGAACGGCTTACGTGGAATTTATTCGGAATATTCCGTTATTATTAATCACATTTGTTTTCTTCTTTGGTTTACCTGTGCTTGGTATTGTGGCAGATGGCTTCACAGCTGGAACCATAGCTCTTTCCATTTATACTTCTGCATTTATTGCTGAAGCCATTCGAGCAGGTATACAAGCTGTACCGCTTGGGCAAATGGAAGCAGCACGGGCTTCTGGTCTTTCATACGGCGGGACGATGCGATATATTATTCTTCCGCAAGCGATTAAAATTGTCGTCCCCCCTCTTGGGAATCAATTTATTAACCTTGTCAAAAACTCCTCTATTCTAGGTGTCATTGCAGGGTTTGATCTCATGTATCAAGGAGACCTGATCGCTTCTAGAACATTTGTGACATTTGATGTCTACATCTTTGTTGCCATGTTCTATCTGCTATTAACGATTCCGCTCAGTTTAGGCGTTGGTTATTTAGAAAAAAGATTAGCAAGAAGCCACTAG
- a CDS encoding amino acid ABC transporter permease, with the protein MDFIGAYQPDHLAFLLEGFAVTLKVAFISIILSFLIGLVIGTLRFAQIPVLSKVLAVIVETIRNLPLLLIIFFTYFALPEIGIKLSITASAIAALTVFESAMLSEIIRSGLKSIDKGQVEAARSSGLTYIQTLKIIIMPQALRRMVPPIVSQFISLLKDTSLAVVIALPELLHHAQILNGQSQSYLLPIFLLAAMMYFVVNFSLSLLARRLEYKQA; encoded by the coding sequence ATGGATTTTATAGGTGCCTACCAGCCTGATCATCTCGCCTTTTTACTTGAAGGATTTGCTGTCACCTTAAAAGTGGCTTTTATCTCCATCATTTTGAGCTTTCTCATTGGATTAGTCATTGGCACATTGCGGTTCGCTCAAATTCCGGTTTTATCAAAGGTGCTTGCGGTCATCGTAGAAACCATTCGGAACCTGCCGCTTTTGCTGATCATCTTTTTTACGTATTTTGCACTGCCTGAAATCGGCATCAAACTAAGCATTACAGCCTCTGCCATAGCAGCTTTAACCGTGTTTGAATCAGCCATGCTGTCAGAAATTATTCGGAGCGGTCTAAAATCAATTGATAAAGGTCAGGTCGAAGCTGCCAGGTCTTCTGGTTTAACCTATATCCAAACGTTAAAAATAATTATTATGCCGCAGGCTTTACGCCGAATGGTACCGCCGATTGTGAGTCAATTTATTTCACTTTTAAAGGATACATCGCTTGCCGTTGTCATTGCTCTTCCAGAATTATTGCATCACGCACAAATTTTAAACGGTCAGAGTCAATCGTACTTACTGCCAATTTTCCTATTAGCGGCGATGATGTATTTTGTCGTCAATTTCAGCTTATCCTTACTTGCACGCCGTTTAGAATACAAACAGGCATAA
- a CDS encoding YrzQ family protein, with amino-acid sequence MGKMTSSLLTLGAGALAYHFASRYDMPSKRDMKKLRKRVMRML; translated from the coding sequence ATGGGCAAAATGACTTCTTCACTATTAACGCTTGGTGCAGGTGCACTAGCATATCACTTTGCGAGTCGATATGATATGCCATCGAAGCGGGATATGAAAAAGCTAAGAAAACGTGTTATGCGTATGCTTTAA
- a CDS encoding PRC-barrel domain-containing protein has product MRTCRELEGMSIYTGEQSHSLGAIKDICLLAGGSCGGYVLDGKKKDCALIPFSAGDKLTDKGLYVSCQEGVGIDSSVPSLLFSKLKKKMMQSPEGENLGILEDVYFCANSGTIVAYELSDGFFTELSGIRKQLHAAGTLMNVQKEALVLNRT; this is encoded by the coding sequence TTGAGAACATGTCGAGAGCTTGAAGGAATGTCGATCTATACAGGTGAGCAGTCTCATTCACTTGGTGCCATCAAAGATATTTGCTTATTAGCCGGCGGCAGCTGCGGGGGATATGTGTTAGATGGGAAAAAGAAAGACTGTGCACTCATTCCATTCTCAGCTGGCGATAAGCTGACAGACAAAGGTCTATATGTGAGCTGCCAGGAGGGAGTAGGAATAGATTCCTCTGTCCCATCCTTATTATTTTCGAAATTGAAAAAGAAAATGATGCAATCACCTGAGGGTGAAAATTTAGGCATATTGGAAGATGTATACTTTTGCGCAAATTCGGGCACAATCGTAGCATATGAACTCTCGGACGGCTTCTTTACAGAGCTATCAGGGATTCGAAAACAGCTGCATGCTGCCGGAACCTTGATGAACGTTCAAAAGGAAGCACTTGTTCTAAACCGAACGTAA
- the recD2 gene encoding SF1B family DNA helicase RecD2 codes for MQEHPDQMKLEDEPFLKGTVQAVIFHNESNLYSVLKVKVIETSENLEEKTASVTGYFPALHEDETYTFYGKVTSHPKFGEQFQATHFQKEVPTTKQGIIHYLSSDLFEGIGKKTAEDIVGQLGNQTLHKIMRDPSVLYDVPRLSKKKADKLAAALQEHQGLEQIMISLNQYGFGPQLSMKIYQVYESETLQKIEENPYQLVKDVEGIGFIKADELGARTGISGNDPERIRAALLYTVETASLQDGHTYIQTKDLIVETRKLLNQTSNEYKVTEMDVANQILALGEGKEMIIEDDRCYHPSLFYAERSVAKRIQKIVSQTEYADQFPESEFLLALGELEERLGVQYAPTQKEAIQKALMSPMLLLTGGPGTGKTTVIKGIVELYSDLHGVSLDPSDYKKDESFPFVLAAPTGRAAKRMTESTGLPAVTIHRLLGWNGSEGFSHDEEQPIEGKLVIIDESSMLDIWLANHLFKAIPDHIQVIMVGDEHQLPSVGPGQVLRDLLASHAVPAVTLTDIYRQADGSTIVELAHDMKNGVLPKDITARSKDRSFIQCSADQMKEVIEKVVSNAAQKGYSAKDIQVLAPMYKGKAGINELNKMLQHILNPKKPKGREIPFGDVVYRTGDKVLQLVNQPENNIFNGDIGEIVSIFYAKENTEKEDMAVISFDGNEITFTKKDFHQFTHAYCCSIHKSQGSEFPIVVLPVVRSYYRMLRRNLLYTAITRSKKFLILCGEESALEWGVKNNEDSLRQTSLTRRLVQTEEVMDAELAALQKELPFSVHDANIGMEGITPFDFMQE; via the coding sequence GTGCAGGAACATCCAGATCAAATGAAGCTTGAGGACGAGCCGTTTTTAAAAGGGACGGTTCAAGCTGTTATTTTCCATAATGAAAGTAATTTATACTCGGTGTTAAAGGTGAAAGTCATTGAAACATCTGAAAACTTAGAGGAAAAAACAGCATCTGTCACAGGCTACTTCCCAGCACTTCATGAAGACGAAACCTACACCTTTTACGGCAAAGTCACAAGCCATCCGAAATTTGGTGAACAGTTTCAGGCGACTCATTTTCAAAAGGAAGTGCCGACAACAAAGCAAGGGATTATTCATTATCTCTCAAGTGACTTATTCGAAGGGATAGGGAAAAAGACAGCGGAAGACATTGTGGGGCAGCTCGGCAATCAGACGCTTCATAAAATTATGCGTGACCCGTCAGTTTTGTATGACGTTCCGCGCCTATCAAAAAAGAAAGCAGATAAGCTGGCTGCAGCGCTTCAGGAGCATCAAGGGCTGGAACAAATTATGATCAGCCTGAATCAATATGGCTTTGGCCCGCAGCTCAGTATGAAGATTTATCAAGTGTACGAGAGTGAAACCTTGCAAAAGATCGAGGAAAATCCCTATCAGCTCGTCAAAGATGTAGAGGGGATCGGATTTATTAAAGCAGATGAGCTCGGTGCTAGAACAGGGATATCAGGAAATGACCCAGAGCGAATCCGTGCAGCCTTGCTATATACAGTCGAGACAGCGAGCCTTCAGGACGGTCATACGTACATACAAACAAAAGATCTGATCGTTGAAACCCGTAAGCTGCTCAATCAAACAAGCAATGAGTACAAAGTGACTGAAATGGACGTTGCCAATCAGATTTTGGCACTTGGCGAAGGGAAAGAGATGATCATTGAAGATGACCGCTGTTATCATCCGTCCTTATTTTATGCGGAGCGAAGTGTCGCCAAACGCATTCAAAAAATCGTCTCCCAAACGGAATATGCAGATCAATTTCCTGAATCAGAATTCCTTCTTGCACTTGGTGAGCTGGAGGAAAGGCTAGGCGTGCAGTATGCTCCGACACAAAAGGAAGCGATTCAAAAGGCGCTCATGTCCCCGATGCTGCTTTTAACAGGCGGGCCTGGGACAGGGAAAACAACCGTCATTAAAGGAATTGTCGAGCTCTATAGCGATCTTCACGGTGTATCTCTTGATCCGAGTGATTATAAAAAAGATGAATCCTTTCCATTTGTGCTTGCGGCGCCAACTGGACGGGCGGCTAAACGGATGACAGAATCAACAGGGCTTCCAGCTGTGACCATTCATCGCCTGCTAGGCTGGAATGGATCAGAGGGCTTCTCACATGATGAGGAACAGCCGATTGAAGGAAAGCTTGTCATCATTGATGAATCGAGTATGCTAGATATTTGGCTTGCGAATCATTTGTTTAAAGCGATCCCTGATCACATTCAAGTCATTATGGTAGGAGATGAACATCAGCTTCCGTCTGTCGGACCGGGCCAAGTCTTAAGAGACTTACTTGCGTCACATGCTGTACCAGCTGTTACGTTAACTGATATTTACCGGCAGGCAGATGGTTCTACCATTGTTGAACTTGCACACGATATGAAAAATGGCGTCCTGCCAAAAGATATCACTGCACGCTCGAAGGATCGGTCCTTCATTCAATGTTCAGCTGATCAAATGAAAGAAGTCATTGAAAAAGTTGTCAGCAATGCTGCTCAAAAAGGCTATTCAGCAAAAGATATTCAGGTGCTGGCGCCCATGTATAAAGGAAAAGCAGGCATCAATGAGCTCAATAAAATGCTTCAGCACATTTTGAATCCTAAAAAGCCAAAAGGCAGAGAAATCCCGTTTGGTGATGTGGTGTACCGGACGGGAGATAAGGTGCTGCAGCTTGTGAATCAGCCGGAAAACAACATTTTTAACGGTGACATTGGTGAAATTGTCTCGATTTTTTATGCGAAAGAAAACACAGAAAAAGAAGACATGGCTGTGATTTCCTTTGATGGGAACGAAATCACCTTTACGAAAAAAGATTTTCATCAATTTACCCATGCCTATTGCTGCTCCATTCACAAATCACAAGGCAGTGAATTTCCCATCGTTGTGCTGCCAGTCGTAAGAAGCTATTACCGAATGCTTCGCCGAAATTTGCTGTACACAGCCATTACACGAAGCAAAAAGTTTTTAATTCTGTGCGGCGAAGAATCAGCACTGGAGTGGGGCGTGAAAAATAATGAGGATTCCCTCAGACAAACGTCCTTAACGAGGCGCCTTGTTCAAACCGAAGAGGTCATGGATGCGGAGCTTGCAGCGCTCCAAAAAGAGCTTCCGTTTAGCGTACATGACGCAAATATTGGCATGGAGGGAATCACTCCGTTTGATTTTATGCAAGAGTAA
- a CDS encoding tetratricopeptide repeat protein: MNHNEIGIEALNQGNIEKAAEAFTKAIEKSPKDPVPYINFANLLSSINEFDRALNFFQKAIELDSTAAAAYYGAGNVYTLKEDFMKAKDYFEQALKAGMENSDLFYMLGQTLIKLEQPKLAMPYLQRAIELNEEDNEARFQFGMCLANEHMLEEAVTAFTEVVARDPQHADAFYNLGVAYAYLEKKDEALEMLEKAIDVQPDHMLALHAQKLIQEAE; this comes from the coding sequence ATGAACCATAACGAGATCGGCATAGAAGCTTTAAATCAAGGGAACATCGAAAAGGCAGCTGAAGCTTTTACAAAAGCCATTGAAAAAAGCCCAAAGGATCCAGTTCCATATATTAACTTTGCAAACTTACTGTCAAGTATCAATGAATTTGACCGCGCTTTAAACTTCTTTCAAAAAGCGATTGAACTCGATAGCACGGCAGCTGCGGCCTATTATGGAGCAGGAAATGTGTACACATTAAAAGAAGACTTTATGAAAGCGAAAGACTACTTTGAACAAGCACTAAAAGCTGGAATGGAAAATAGTGATTTGTTTTATATGTTAGGGCAGACGCTCATCAAATTAGAGCAGCCAAAGCTTGCGATGCCGTACCTTCAGCGTGCGATTGAGCTAAACGAAGAAGATAATGAAGCAAGATTTCAATTTGGCATGTGCTTAGCCAATGAACACATGCTGGAAGAAGCGGTGACGGCCTTTACCGAAGTCGTCGCACGTGATCCGCAGCATGCAGATGCCTTTTATAATTTAGGAGTTGCGTATGCGTATTTAGAGAAAAAGGACGAAGCGCTTGAGATGCTAGAAAAAGCCATTGACGTGCAGCCTGACCATATGCTGGCACTGCATGCGCAAAAGCTGATTCAAGAGGCAGAATAG